In Hydra vulgaris chromosome 06, alternate assembly HydraT2T_AEP, a genomic segment contains:
- the LOC136081294 gene encoding ATP-dependent DNA helicase PIF6-like produces MRVKLSGDLSAGAFSNQLLALGNGEAPVDVQTGLIKFPANFCTLVDSAEELIVKVFPNIQQSFARHDWICEKAILAPKNESVTKINMQIQKMLPGNKKSYNSIDMVMDPSEAVNYPTEFLNSLEPFGCPPHILHLKVGAPIILLRNLDSPKLCNGTRLIIKAILSNLIEATTLTGCGKGENVFIPRIPNDLPFSFKRLQFPVRLAFAMTINKAQGQSLKVAGINLEQPCFSHGQLYVACSRVGSPRNLFILTPEEKTKNIVYQKALQ; encoded by the coding sequence ATGAGGGTAAAGTTGTCTGGTGATCTATCAGCAGGAGCCTTTTCCAATCAGCTCCTTGCCTTGGGCAATGGTGAGGCACCAGTTGATGTGCAGACAGGGCTCATTAAATTCCCTGCCAACTTTTGCACACTGGTGGATTCTGCAGAGGAACTCATTGTCAAGGTGTTTCCCAACATCCAGCAGAGTTTTGCCAGACATGACTGGATCTGTGAGAAAGCTATTCTGGCTCCCAAAAATGAGTCTGTCACCAAGATCAATATGCAGATCCAGAAAATGCTCCCAGGCAATAAAAAGTCCTACAACTCCATTGACATGGTTATGGACCCCAGTGAAGCTGTCAACTATCCAACAGAATTTCTGAACTCTTTAGAACCATTTGGATGTCCTCCTCACATTCTTCACCTGAAAGTTGGAGCACCAATCATTCTCCTTCGCAACCTCGACAGTCCCAAGCTCTGCAATGGAACTCGACTCATCATCAAAGCTATCCTTTCAAACTTGATTGAAGCAACTACACTGACAGGATGTGGCAAAGGTGAGAATGTCTTCATTCCAAGGATTCCCAATGACCTCCCATTCAGTTTCAAGCGCCTCCAGTTTCCAGTCAGGCTGGCTTTTGCCATGACCATTAACAAAGCGCAGGGACAGTCACTCAAAGTGGCTGGCATCAATTTGGAACAGCCCTGCTTTTCTCACGGCCAGCTCTATGTTGCATGCTCCAGAGTTGGATCTCCACGAAATCTTTTCATTTTGACTCCAGAAGAAAAAACCAAGAACATTGTCTATCAGAAGGCTCTTCAGTGA